A section of the Hevea brasiliensis isolate MT/VB/25A 57/8 chromosome 17, ASM3005281v1, whole genome shotgun sequence genome encodes:
- the LOC110641601 gene encoding serine/arginine-rich splicing factor RS41 isoform X3 yields MEEERDAEDAIRGLDRIEFGPKGRRLRVEWTKQERGIRRPGNSRRSANTRPSKTLFVINFDPHHTRTKDLERHFDPYGRIVSVRIRRNFAFVHYESQEDATKALDATNMSKLMDRVISVEYAVRDDDERRNGYSPERGRNRSPDRRGHDKRWSPSPYQRERGSPNYGRGPSPGPNRRERASPDYGRRCSPRPSRRERASPDCGRGSSRSPYRKERAGHDHGHGPSRSPYRKERVTPDNGHTHSDSPYQRERPSLESGRDRSRSPYGRERANADNGRGSSHSPYERGGASPDNGRCASPISLPEERDGPNGEAESPMHERYHSRSPPADE; encoded by the exons ATGGAAGAAGAGAGGGATGCTGAGGATGCAATTCGAGGACTTGATCGAATAGAATTTGGTCCCAAGGGTCGTAGGCTTCGTGTTGAATGGACAAAG CAAGAACGAGGCATTAGAAGGCCTGGTAATTCTAGAAGATCAGCTAATACTAGACCATCCAAGACCTTGTTTGTTATCAATTTTGATCCACATCATACAAGGACAAAGGACTTGGAGAGGCACTTTGATCCATATGGCAGGATAGTTAGCGTTAGGATTAGAAGAAATTTTgcatttgttcattatgaatcaCAGGAGGATGCCACAAAAGCATTGGATGCTACGAATATGAG CAAGTTGATGGATCGTGTTATTTCGGTTGAGTATGCAGTTCGAGATGATGATGAAAGGAGGAATGGTTACAGCCCTGAAAGAGGTCGCAATAGGTCACCAGACAGGCGAGGCCATGATAAGAGGTGGTCACCAAGTCCTTACCAAAGGGAAAGAGGAAGCCCCAACTATGGCCGTGGCCCTAGCCCTGGTCCTAACCGAAGAGAGAGGGCTAGCCCAGATTATGGCCGTCGTTGCAGCCCACGTCCCTCCAGGAGAGAGAGGGCTAGTCCTGACTGTGGCCGAGGCTCAAGCCGTAGTCCTTACAGGAAAGAGAGGGCAGGCCATGACCATGGTCATGGGCCCAGCCGTAGTCCTTACCGTAAAGAAAGGGTTACTCCTGATAATGGTCATACCCATAGTGATAGTCCTTATCAAAGGGAAAGACCCAGCCTAGAGAGTGGTCGCGACCGTAGTCGCAGTCCATATGGCAGAGAAAGGGCTAATGCAGACAATGGTCGTGGTTCCAGTCATAGTCCTTATGAGAGGGGTGGTGCCAGCCCTGACAATGGTCGTTGTGCCAGCCCAATTTCCCTGCCAGAAGAGAGGGACGGTCCAAATGGTGAAGCTGAAAGTCCCATGCATGAGAGATACCACAG TCGTTCACCCCCGGCAGATGAATGA
- the LOC110641601 gene encoding serine/arginine-rich splicing factor RS40 isoform X2, with protein MRPIFCGNFEYDARQSELERLFRRYGRVERVDMKSGFAFIYMEEERDAEDAIRGLDRIEFGPKGRRLRVEWTKQERGIRRPGNSRRSANTRPSKTLFVINFDPHHTRTKDLERHFDPYGRIVSVRIRRNFAFVHYESQEDATKALDATNMSKLMDRVISVEYAVRDDDERRNGYSPERGRNRSPDRRGHDKRWSPSPYQRERGSPNYGRGPSPGPNRRERASPDYGRRCSPRPSRRERASPDCGRGSSRSPYRKERAGHDHGHGPSRSPYRKERVTPDNGHTHSDSPYQRERPSLESGRDRSRSPYGRERANADNGRGSSHSPYERGGASPDNGRCASPISLPEERDGPNGEAESPMHERYHSRSPPADE; from the exons GATTTGCTTTTATCTATATGGAAGAAGAGAGGGATGCTGAGGATGCAATTCGAGGACTTGATCGAATAGAATTTGGTCCCAAGGGTCGTAGGCTTCGTGTTGAATGGACAAAG CAAGAACGAGGCATTAGAAGGCCTGGTAATTCTAGAAGATCAGCTAATACTAGACCATCCAAGACCTTGTTTGTTATCAATTTTGATCCACATCATACAAGGACAAAGGACTTGGAGAGGCACTTTGATCCATATGGCAGGATAGTTAGCGTTAGGATTAGAAGAAATTTTgcatttgttcattatgaatcaCAGGAGGATGCCACAAAAGCATTGGATGCTACGAATATGAG CAAGTTGATGGATCGTGTTATTTCGGTTGAGTATGCAGTTCGAGATGATGATGAAAGGAGGAATGGTTACAGCCCTGAAAGAGGTCGCAATAGGTCACCAGACAGGCGAGGCCATGATAAGAGGTGGTCACCAAGTCCTTACCAAAGGGAAAGAGGAAGCCCCAACTATGGCCGTGGCCCTAGCCCTGGTCCTAACCGAAGAGAGAGGGCTAGCCCAGATTATGGCCGTCGTTGCAGCCCACGTCCCTCCAGGAGAGAGAGGGCTAGTCCTGACTGTGGCCGAGGCTCAAGCCGTAGTCCTTACAGGAAAGAGAGGGCAGGCCATGACCATGGTCATGGGCCCAGCCGTAGTCCTTACCGTAAAGAAAGGGTTACTCCTGATAATGGTCATACCCATAGTGATAGTCCTTATCAAAGGGAAAGACCCAGCCTAGAGAGTGGTCGCGACCGTAGTCGCAGTCCATATGGCAGAGAAAGGGCTAATGCAGACAATGGTCGTGGTTCCAGTCATAGTCCTTATGAGAGGGGTGGTGCCAGCCCTGACAATGGTCGTTGTGCCAGCCCAATTTCCCTGCCAGAAGAGAGGGACGGTCCAAATGGTGAAGCTGAAAGTCCCATGCATGAGAGATACCACAG TCGTTCACCCCCGGCAGATGAATGA